One genomic window of Coregonus clupeaformis isolate EN_2021a chromosome 12, ASM2061545v1, whole genome shotgun sequence includes the following:
- the pfkfb4b gene encoding 6-phosphofructo-2-kinase/fructose-2,6-bisphosphatase 4b isoform X1: MTSNEEVIMATSPRELTQNPLKKIWMPCKNGLPEKHISQRRVCMTNCPTLIVTVGLPARGKTYISKKLTRYLNWIGVPTKEFNVGQYRRECVKIYKSFEFFRPDNEEGLKIRRQCALTALNDVRQYLSVEGGQVAVFDATNTTRQRRGTITRFAEQNGFKVFFVESVCEDPDVIAENIVQVKLGSPDYIDCNTEEVIEDFMKRIKCYENSYQPLDEVLDRDLSYIKIMDVGRRYLVNQVQDHIQSRIVYYLMNIHITPRSIYLCRHGESDHNVKGRIGGDSGLSGRGKEFAKCLEKFIQEQNIKDLKVWTSQMKRTIQTAETVAVPYEQWKALNEIDAGVCEEMMYEEIQGHFPQEFALRDQDKYRYRYPKGESYEDLVQRLEPVIMELERQENVLVICHQAVMRCLLAYFLDKSAEELPYLMCPLHTVLKLTPVAYGCKVESVFLNVEAVNTHRDRPENVDTSRMPEEALFTVPAHQ; this comes from the exons ATGACTTCCAACGAAGAGGTTATAATGGCAACATCACCCCGCGAGCTTACTCAGAACCCGCTGAAGAAAATATGGATGCCATGTAAAAACGGGCTGCCTGAAAAGCACATTTCGCAAAGAAGGG tATGTATGACCAACTGTCCCACACTTATTGTGACGGTTGGCCTCCCAGCCAGAGGTAAGACCTACATCTCCAAGAAGCTGACCCGCTATCTCAACTGGATTGGTGTGCCAACCAAAG AGTTCAACGTGGGTCAGTACAGGAGAGAGTGTGTGAAGATCTACAAGTCCTTTGAGTTTTTCCGTCCAGACAATGAAGAGGGGCTGAAGATCAGGAG GCAGTGTGCACTGACAGCGCTGAATGATGTGCGCCAGTACCTGAGTGTGGAGGGGGGCCAGGTGGCG gtgtttgatgccactaacaccaccaggcagaggagagggaccaTCACCAGGTTTGCAGAGCAGAACGGCTTTAAG GTGTTCTTTGTGGAGTCTGTGTGTGAAGACCCTGATGTCATTGCGGAGAACATAGTG CAAGTGAAGCTGGGTAGTCCTGACTACATAGACTGTAATACAGAAGAGGTCATCGAGGACTTCATGAAGAGGATCAAGTGCTATGAGAACTCCTACCAGCCACTGGATGAGGTTCTAGacag GGATCTGTCCTACATCAAGATAATGGACGTGGGCCGGAGGTACCTGGTGAACCAGGTCCAGGACCACATCCAGAGCCGCATCGTCTACTACCTGATGAACATCCACATCACACCACGCTCCATCTACCTGTGTCGCCATGGAGAGAGTGACCACAACGTCAAGGGACGCATCGGAGGAGACTCTGGCCTGTCTGGCAGGGGCAAGGAG TTTGCAAAGTGTCTGGAGAAGTTCATCCAGGAGCAGAACATTAAGGATCTGAAGGTGTGGACCAGCCAGATGAAGAGGACCATCCAGACAGCTGAGACTGTGGCTGTGCCCTACGAGCAGTGGAAGGCTCTCAATGAGATAGACGCT GGTGTGTGTGAGGAGATGATGTATGAGGAGATCCAGGGACATTTCCCTCAGGAGTTTGCTCTGAGAGACCAGGACAAATACCGCTACCGCTATCCTAAAGGCGAG TCCTATGAGGACCTGGTGCAGCGTCTGGAGCCAGTCATCATGGAGCTGGAAAGGCAGGAGAACGTCCTGGTCATCTGTCACCAGGCTGTCATGCGCTGCCTGCTCGCTTACTTCCTGGATAAGAGCGCAG AGGAGCTGCCTTACCTGATGTGCCCTTTGCACACTGTACTGAAGCTGACACCTGTGGCTTATG GCTGTAAAGTAGAGTCTGTCTTTTTGAACGTGGAAGCTGTGAACACCCACAGGGACAGGCCAGAG AATGTAGACACTTCACGGATGCCGGAGGAAGCCCTGTTCACAGTCCCCGCCCACCAGTGA
- the pfkfb4b gene encoding 6-phosphofructo-2-kinase/fructose-2,6-bisphosphatase 4b isoform X2, with translation MRVSCRPRSTRDREVCMTNCPTLIVTVGLPARGKTYISKKLTRYLNWIGVPTKEFNVGQYRRECVKIYKSFEFFRPDNEEGLKIRRQCALTALNDVRQYLSVEGGQVAVFDATNTTRQRRGTITRFAEQNGFKVFFVESVCEDPDVIAENIVQVKLGSPDYIDCNTEEVIEDFMKRIKCYENSYQPLDEVLDRDLSYIKIMDVGRRYLVNQVQDHIQSRIVYYLMNIHITPRSIYLCRHGESDHNVKGRIGGDSGLSGRGKEFAKCLEKFIQEQNIKDLKVWTSQMKRTIQTAETVAVPYEQWKALNEIDAGVCEEMMYEEIQGHFPQEFALRDQDKYRYRYPKGESYEDLVQRLEPVIMELERQENVLVICHQAVMRCLLAYFLDKSAEELPYLMCPLHTVLKLTPVAYGCKVESVFLNVEAVNTHRDRPENVDTSRMPEEALFTVPAHQ, from the exons tATGTATGACCAACTGTCCCACACTTATTGTGACGGTTGGCCTCCCAGCCAGAGGTAAGACCTACATCTCCAAGAAGCTGACCCGCTATCTCAACTGGATTGGTGTGCCAACCAAAG AGTTCAACGTGGGTCAGTACAGGAGAGAGTGTGTGAAGATCTACAAGTCCTTTGAGTTTTTCCGTCCAGACAATGAAGAGGGGCTGAAGATCAGGAG GCAGTGTGCACTGACAGCGCTGAATGATGTGCGCCAGTACCTGAGTGTGGAGGGGGGCCAGGTGGCG gtgtttgatgccactaacaccaccaggcagaggagagggaccaTCACCAGGTTTGCAGAGCAGAACGGCTTTAAG GTGTTCTTTGTGGAGTCTGTGTGTGAAGACCCTGATGTCATTGCGGAGAACATAGTG CAAGTGAAGCTGGGTAGTCCTGACTACATAGACTGTAATACAGAAGAGGTCATCGAGGACTTCATGAAGAGGATCAAGTGCTATGAGAACTCCTACCAGCCACTGGATGAGGTTCTAGacag GGATCTGTCCTACATCAAGATAATGGACGTGGGCCGGAGGTACCTGGTGAACCAGGTCCAGGACCACATCCAGAGCCGCATCGTCTACTACCTGATGAACATCCACATCACACCACGCTCCATCTACCTGTGTCGCCATGGAGAGAGTGACCACAACGTCAAGGGACGCATCGGAGGAGACTCTGGCCTGTCTGGCAGGGGCAAGGAG TTTGCAAAGTGTCTGGAGAAGTTCATCCAGGAGCAGAACATTAAGGATCTGAAGGTGTGGACCAGCCAGATGAAGAGGACCATCCAGACAGCTGAGACTGTGGCTGTGCCCTACGAGCAGTGGAAGGCTCTCAATGAGATAGACGCT GGTGTGTGTGAGGAGATGATGTATGAGGAGATCCAGGGACATTTCCCTCAGGAGTTTGCTCTGAGAGACCAGGACAAATACCGCTACCGCTATCCTAAAGGCGAG TCCTATGAGGACCTGGTGCAGCGTCTGGAGCCAGTCATCATGGAGCTGGAAAGGCAGGAGAACGTCCTGGTCATCTGTCACCAGGCTGTCATGCGCTGCCTGCTCGCTTACTTCCTGGATAAGAGCGCAG AGGAGCTGCCTTACCTGATGTGCCCTTTGCACACTGTACTGAAGCTGACACCTGTGGCTTATG GCTGTAAAGTAGAGTCTGTCTTTTTGAACGTGGAAGCTGTGAACACCCACAGGGACAGGCCAGAG AATGTAGACACTTCACGGATGCCGGAGGAAGCCCTGTTCACAGTCCCCGCCCACCAGTGA
- the LOC121577594 gene encoding actin-related protein 2/3 complex subunit 4, with amino-acid sequence MASVLLPSSPPSGYREMTATLRPYLNAVRATLQAALCLENFSSQVVERHNKPEVEVRSSKELLLQPVIISRNDKEKVLIEGSINSVRVSIAVKQADEIEKILCHKFMRFMMMRAENFFILRRKPVEGYDISFLITNFHTEQMYKHKLVDFVIHFMEEIDKEISEMKLSVNARARIVAEEFLKNF; translated from the exons ATGGCAAGTGTACTACTTCCGTCTTCTCCCCCCAGCGGATACAGAGAAATG ACAGCGACTCTGCGCCCGTACCTCAATGCTGTGCGTGCCACGCTGCAGGCCGCCCTCTGTCTGGAGAACTTCTCCTCTCAGGTTGTGGAGCGCCACAACAAGCCAGAGGTGGAGGTCCG GAGCAGTAAAGAGTTGCTGCTGCAGCCAGTCATCATCAGTCGTAATGACAAGGAGAAGGTTCTTATCGAGGGCTCCATCAACTCAGTCCGAGTCAGCATCGCTGTCAAGCAG GCGGATGAGATTGAGAAGATCCTGTGCCATAAATTCATGCGCTTCATGATGATGAGAGCTGAGAACTTTTTCATCCTGAGGAGGAAACCAGTGGAG GGTTATGACATCAGTTTCCTCATCACCAACTTCCACACGGAGCAGATGTACAAGCACAAGCTGGTGGACTTCGTCATCCACTTCATGGAGGAGATCGACAAGGAGATCAGCGAGATGAAGTTGTCTGTCAACGCCAGGGCCCGTATCGTTGCAGAGGAGTTCCTAAAAAAT TTCTAA